The following are encoded in a window of Chloroflexia bacterium SDU3-3 genomic DNA:
- a CDS encoding glycoside hydrolase family 5 protein: MPHRNAPLLCLLAALLLAACVAQPAATTPAPPTATPAAPAALPPVVAVGHTLEAGGQPFEMRGVNYIHPTTADLATCSALNFGADANCPWDLAPIEADFDHLQRLGVNTIRVFLNYYVFGGAQLADPSYKMDYALDHLDALIAAANARGIYVMPVLLAKYPQDQFGAQNAASALRIHVRPVVEHLKGRPGIIVWDLFNELDLGGPVDERCWDWDNGDYAGCLPLAEQRLAFIKVVHDEVKKIDPERLVTTSVGFAKSYFRPEKASIRLADVVDLYSFHYYDDDPYNSGRYAAHWYYGKGFPADLRTAAQDLYNLGLDKPLLVTELGFPTGEGTKRSTADLTRDLRTARATARELQLAGLLLWPFQNDPDLLIDDLFTRR, encoded by the coding sequence ATGCCACACCGAAACGCCCCGCTGCTGTGCCTGCTGGCCGCCCTGCTGCTGGCCGCCTGTGTCGCGCAGCCCGCCGCCACCACCCCTGCGCCCCCCACCGCCACGCCTGCCGCGCCCGCCGCGCTGCCGCCCGTGGTGGCCGTGGGCCACACGCTTGAGGCGGGCGGCCAGCCGTTCGAGATGCGCGGGGTGAACTACATCCACCCCACCACCGCCGATCTGGCCACCTGCTCGGCGCTGAACTTTGGGGCCGATGCCAACTGCCCGTGGGATCTCGCGCCGATCGAGGCCGACTTCGACCACCTGCAGCGGCTGGGCGTGAACACCATCCGCGTGTTCCTCAACTACTATGTGTTCGGCGGGGCGCAGCTGGCCGACCCGAGCTATAAGATGGATTACGCGCTCGACCACCTGGATGCGCTGATCGCCGCCGCCAACGCGCGCGGCATCTACGTGATGCCGGTGCTGCTGGCCAAGTACCCGCAGGATCAGTTCGGCGCGCAGAACGCCGCGTCGGCGCTGCGCATCCACGTGCGACCGGTGGTGGAGCACCTGAAGGGGCGGCCTGGGATCATCGTGTGGGATCTGTTCAACGAGCTGGACCTGGGCGGGCCGGTGGACGAGCGCTGCTGGGACTGGGACAACGGCGACTACGCAGGCTGCCTGCCCCTGGCCGAGCAGCGGCTGGCCTTTATCAAGGTCGTCCACGACGAGGTGAAGAAGATCGACCCGGAGCGCCTCGTGACCACCAGCGTGGGCTTCGCCAAGAGCTACTTCCGCCCCGAGAAGGCCAGCATCCGCCTGGCCGATGTGGTCGATCTCTACTCCTTCCACTACTACGACGACGACCCCTACAACTCGGGCCGCTACGCCGCCCACTGGTACTACGGCAAGGGCTTCCCCGCCGACCTGCGCACCGCCGCGCAGGATCTGTACAACCTGGGGCTAGACAAGCCGCTGCTCGTCACCGAGCTGGGCTTCCCCACCGGCGAGGGCACCAAGCGCAGCACCGCCGACCTCACGCGCGACCTGCGCACCGCCAGGGCCACCGCGCGCGAGCTGCAGCTGGCCGGGCTGCTGCTCTGGCCATTTCAAAATGACCCCGATCTGCTGATCGACGATCTCTTCACACGGCGCTAG
- a CDS encoding acyl-CoA desaturase yields MAKSGLSGERIGVVIGVIAPLLGTLYAIVELWNRLVTWNDIILMLVLYVLTGVGITVGYHRMLTHRSFEPHPVVKFLFLAFGSMAVQGPAYQWAAVHIKHHAHTDEEDDPHSPIAGFFHAHVGWLFLNGLSIADDYGKWMKKDRMVMFFSRTFLLWVALGYLIPFLIGGWQGLLWGGLVRTFLNNHVTWSVNSVCHLFGSRMFETKDMSRNHWLVGLLAFGEGWHNNHHAFPRSAFHGMRWYQFDLSSYIIMLLEKVGLVKQVWRVPQDRLQARLAGAPGATALASAED; encoded by the coding sequence ATGGCGAAATCTGGGCTTTCTGGCGAGCGCATTGGCGTGGTGATCGGCGTGATCGCACCGCTGCTTGGCACGCTCTACGCGATTGTAGAGCTGTGGAACCGGCTAGTGACCTGGAACGATATCATTCTCATGCTGGTGCTGTATGTGCTCACTGGCGTGGGCATCACGGTCGGCTACCACCGCATGCTCACCCATCGCAGCTTCGAGCCGCACCCGGTGGTCAAGTTTCTCTTCCTAGCCTTCGGGTCGATGGCGGTGCAAGGCCCAGCCTACCAGTGGGCCGCCGTCCATATCAAGCACCACGCCCACACCGATGAGGAGGACGACCCGCACAGCCCGATCGCCGGTTTCTTCCACGCCCACGTCGGCTGGCTGTTCCTGAACGGCCTGAGCATCGCCGACGACTACGGCAAGTGGATGAAGAAAGACCGCATGGTGATGTTCTTCTCGCGCACCTTCCTGCTGTGGGTGGCGCTTGGCTACCTCATCCCCTTCCTGATCGGCGGCTGGCAGGGCCTGCTGTGGGGCGGTCTGGTGCGCACCTTCCTGAACAACCACGTGACCTGGAGCGTCAACTCGGTGTGCCACCTGTTCGGCAGCCGCATGTTTGAGACCAAGGACATGAGCCGCAACCATTGGCTGGTGGGCCTGCTGGCGTTTGGCGAGGGCTGGCACAACAACCACCACGCCTTCCCGCGCTCGGCCTTCCACGGCATGCGCTGGTATCAGTTCGATCTGTCCTCGTACATTATTATGCTGCTGGAGAAGGTGGGGCTGGTGAAGCAGGTCTGGCGGGTGCCGCAGGATCGGCTGCAGGCCCGGCTGGCGGGCGCGCCGGGGGCCACAGCGCTGGCCTCGGCAGAGGACTAG
- a CDS encoding SMP-30/gluconolactonase/LRE family protein: MTIQPELIADYACETGENPMWHPDEQRVYWVDIPSGRLFRYTPATGQHELCFESPEQLGAATLQSDGSLLLFFERGVVRRWRDGLGEVVLGGIAGEETSRFNDAIADPSGRVFCGTMPTSTRKGRLYRLDLDGAVTPVVEDVGCTNGLGFAPDRSQLYYTDSTTLKVYQFDYDMASGAIGGQRTFAKAEHGGGLPDGLTVDAEGYIWSARWDGGCVVRYAPDGSEVARYRFPVPKVSSCSFGGPDYRDLYVTTAGGNQKDVDGPTAGALYVLRGVGQGVPEFRSRILL; the protein is encoded by the coding sequence ATGACAATTCAACCCGAGCTTATCGCCGACTACGCCTGCGAGACCGGCGAGAACCCCATGTGGCACCCCGACGAGCAGCGCGTCTACTGGGTGGACATCCCCAGCGGCAGGCTGTTCCGCTACACGCCCGCCACCGGCCAGCACGAGCTGTGCTTCGAGTCGCCCGAGCAGCTGGGCGCGGCCACGCTGCAGTCCGATGGCTCGCTGCTGCTGTTCTTCGAGCGCGGCGTGGTGCGGCGCTGGCGCGACGGCCTGGGCGAGGTGGTGCTGGGCGGCATCGCGGGCGAGGAGACCAGCCGCTTCAACGACGCCATCGCCGACCCGAGCGGGCGGGTGTTCTGCGGCACCATGCCCACCAGCACGCGCAAGGGGCGGCTGTACCGGCTGGACCTGGATGGCGCGGTCACGCCGGTGGTGGAGGATGTGGGCTGCACCAACGGGCTGGGCTTCGCGCCCGACCGCAGCCAGCTCTACTACACCGACTCGACCACGCTGAAGGTCTACCAGTTCGACTACGACATGGCCAGCGGCGCGATCGGCGGCCAGCGCACCTTCGCCAAGGCCGAGCACGGCGGCGGGCTGCCCGACGGGCTGACGGTGGACGCCGAGGGCTACATCTGGTCGGCGCGCTGGGATGGCGGCTGCGTGGTGCGCTACGCGCCGGATGGCAGCGAGGTGGCGCGCTACCGCTTCCCCGTGCCCAAGGTGTCGAGCTGCTCGTTCGGCGGGCCGGACTACCGCGACCTCTATGTGACCACAGCGGGCGGCAACCAGAAGGATGTGGACGGCCCCACCGCGGGCGCGCTCTACGTGCTGCGCGGCGTAGGCCAGGGCGTGCCCGAGTTCCGCTCGCGCATCCTGCTCTAG
- the argS gene encoding arginine--tRNA ligase gives MDYSLDTFAAQVKQAIAATGRVPEAQIEVVAPKPNIPADLAFPAFRAAKELGVNPAQLAQELAAAIQIAPESLIGSVSAAGPFLNFALKPELFATSVLGEVHSMGKRYGSDDLGKGQTIIIDYSSPNIAKTMHVGHIRSTIIGQALHNIFSALGYNALGDNHLGDWGKQFGVNIAAIVKWGKPEAEGEEAIAQIDKLYAEYNRLLKAALEQGDSSYDDEARSWSLKLEQGDPTARELWQWMVDLTIQANQTNYDRLGVSFDHIFGESFYAGMTDGVIQEALDQGVAYRDEAGAVVVSELEKNMPTFLLQRSDTGTLYHTRDAATIKFRWSEFHPAQIIYVVDARQELHFRQLFALSRAMGYVPPEVALTHIKFGTVFDQNGDVLSTRKGNMVYLSDLLNEAHSRARAVVDQASQDLSEAEKEKIAEAVGIGAVIYNDLYQDPRRDIRLDWDKMLALEGNSAPYIQYMNARCRSILRKAAEEEAGLGRRSSADQAEYAALLVHPAEQALAKQLAKLPDAVREAGVRYATFVIAEWCYETARALAGFYRDCSVLKAETPELRAARLYLVAATAQALENGLGLLGVRAPERM, from the coding sequence GTGGATTACTCTCTAGATACATTTGCCGCCCAGGTCAAGCAGGCCATCGCCGCCACCGGGCGGGTGCCCGAGGCGCAGATCGAGGTGGTCGCGCCCAAGCCCAACATCCCCGCCGACCTGGCCTTCCCGGCCTTCCGCGCCGCCAAGGAGCTGGGCGTGAACCCGGCCCAGCTGGCCCAGGAGCTAGCCGCCGCCATCCAGATCGCCCCCGAGTCGCTGATCGGCTCGGTGAGCGCGGCTGGCCCCTTCCTCAACTTCGCGCTCAAGCCCGAGCTGTTCGCCACCAGCGTGCTGGGCGAGGTGCACAGTATGGGCAAGCGCTACGGCAGCGACGACCTAGGCAAGGGCCAGACGATCATCATCGACTACTCGTCGCCGAATATCGCCAAGACTATGCACGTGGGCCACATCCGCTCGACGATCATCGGGCAGGCGCTGCACAACATCTTCTCGGCGCTGGGCTACAACGCCCTGGGCGACAACCACCTGGGCGACTGGGGCAAGCAGTTCGGCGTGAACATCGCCGCCATCGTCAAGTGGGGCAAGCCCGAGGCCGAGGGCGAGGAGGCGATCGCCCAGATCGATAAGCTCTACGCCGAGTACAACCGGCTGCTGAAGGCGGCGCTGGAGCAGGGCGACAGCTCGTATGACGACGAGGCCCGCTCGTGGTCGCTGAAGCTGGAGCAGGGCGACCCGACCGCCCGCGAGCTGTGGCAGTGGATGGTCGACCTGACCATCCAGGCCAACCAGACCAACTACGACCGGCTGGGCGTCAGCTTCGACCATATCTTCGGCGAGAGCTTCTACGCGGGCATGACCGACGGCGTGATCCAGGAGGCGCTGGACCAGGGCGTGGCCTACCGCGACGAGGCCGGGGCCGTGGTGGTGAGCGAGCTAGAGAAGAACATGCCGACCTTCCTGCTGCAGCGCAGCGACACCGGCACGCTCTACCACACCCGCGACGCCGCCACCATCAAGTTCCGCTGGAGCGAGTTCCACCCCGCGCAGATCATCTACGTGGTGGATGCGCGGCAGGAGCTGCACTTCCGGCAGTTGTTTGCGCTGTCGCGGGCCATGGGCTACGTGCCGCCCGAGGTGGCGCTTACCCACATCAAGTTTGGCACGGTGTTCGACCAGAACGGCGATGTGCTCTCGACCCGCAAGGGCAACATGGTCTACCTGAGCGACCTGCTGAACGAGGCCCACAGCCGCGCCCGCGCCGTGGTCGATCAGGCGAGCCAGGATCTGAGCGAGGCCGAGAAGGAGAAGATCGCCGAGGCGGTGGGCATCGGCGCGGTGATCTACAACGATCTGTACCAGGATCCCCGGCGCGACATCCGGCTCGACTGGGACAAGATGCTGGCCCTGGAGGGCAACAGCGCGCCCTACATCCAGTACATGAACGCCCGCTGCCGGTCCATCCTGCGCAAGGCCGCCGAGGAAGAGGCCGGACTGGGCCGACGCTCCAGCGCCGACCAGGCCGAGTACGCCGCGCTGCTGGTGCACCCCGCCGAGCAGGCGCTGGCCAAGCAGCTGGCCAAGCTGCCCGACGCGGTGCGCGAGGCGGGCGTGCGCTACGCCACCTTCGTGATCGCCGAGTGGTGCTACGAGACGGCGCGGGCGCTGGCCGGGTTCTACCGCGACTGCTCGGTGCTGAAGGCCGAGACGCCCGAGCTGCGGGCCGCGCGGCTGTATCTGGTGGCCGCCACCGCCCAGGCCCTGGAGAACGGCCTGGGCCTGCTGGGCGTGCGCGCCCCCGAGCGGATGTAG
- a CDS encoding alpha-1,4-glucan--maltose-1-phosphate maltosyltransferase: MTIDGEGRSRVVIEGVTPQLDGGAFAIKRVVGEKVVVEADAFADGHDLIGVAVRYREAGEQEWREAPMALLDNDRWRGEFTVAKVGQASYCVVGWMDHFQSWARDMAKRIAADTVTPVDLEIGARLVDAAAARAPKAEAKQLKTYAKALRSDARSMALEPELARLMARNAERPFVTSSPELPITVDRERALFSAWYEIFPRSTATEPGRHGTFKDVEARLPYIAELGFDVLYLTPIHPIGETFRKGKDNSPTAQPGEPGSPYAVGNAQGGHKSIHPELGTLEDFRSLVRAAREHGLEVALDNAFQCSPDHPYVREHPDWFYIRPDGSIQYAENPPKKYQDVYPFNFETDDWQALWQELKSYFEFWIAQGVKIFRVDNPHTKAFTFWQWCIAELKREHPDLIFLSEAFTRPKVMYRLAKLGFTQSYTYFTWRTTKWELQQYLTELTQSEAREFFRPNFWPNTHDILTPQFYGAPRSLFIARLALAATLSASYGIYGPAYELLLSTPVAGREEYIDNEKYEIRVWDLDQPHSLRPLIAQLNRIRRENSALQRNEGIRFHRVELAYAENDQLIAYTKQSADGSNLILVVVNLDPHSAQAGWVQLPLGELGLASDGPFFAHDLLRDTSYTWSGEWNYVELTTDLPVHIFRLQRGPLVRNVGDHV, translated from the coding sequence ATGACGATAGATGGTGAAGGGCGCAGCCGCGTCGTGATCGAGGGAGTCACCCCCCAGCTCGATGGCGGGGCGTTTGCGATTAAGCGTGTGGTAGGCGAGAAGGTGGTGGTCGAGGCCGACGCCTTCGCCGACGGGCACGACCTGATCGGTGTGGCCGTGCGCTACCGCGAGGCGGGCGAGCAGGAGTGGCGCGAGGCCCCCATGGCCCTGCTGGACAACGACCGCTGGCGCGGCGAGTTTACGGTGGCCAAGGTGGGGCAGGCGTCCTACTGTGTGGTCGGCTGGATGGACCACTTCCAGTCTTGGGCGCGCGACATGGCCAAGCGCATCGCCGCCGACACGGTGACGCCGGTGGACCTGGAGATCGGTGCGCGCTTGGTGGATGCCGCCGCCGCCCGCGCCCCCAAGGCCGAGGCCAAGCAGCTGAAGACCTACGCCAAGGCCCTGCGCTCCGATGCGCGCTCGATGGCGCTTGAGCCCGAGCTGGCCCGGCTGATGGCGCGCAACGCCGAGCGGCCCTTCGTCACATCCTCGCCCGAGCTGCCGATCACGGTGGACCGCGAGCGCGCCCTGTTCAGCGCGTGGTACGAGATCTTCCCGCGCAGCACCGCCACCGAGCCGGGCCGCCACGGCACCTTCAAGGATGTAGAGGCCCGGCTGCCCTACATCGCCGAGCTGGGCTTCGATGTGCTCTACCTCACGCCCATCCACCCGATCGGCGAGACCTTCCGCAAGGGCAAGGACAACAGCCCCACGGCCCAGCCCGGCGAGCCGGGCAGCCCCTACGCGGTGGGCAACGCCCAGGGTGGCCACAAGAGCATCCACCCCGAGCTTGGCACGCTGGAGGACTTCCGCAGCCTGGTGCGCGCCGCCCGCGAGCACGGGCTGGAGGTGGCGCTCGACAACGCCTTCCAGTGCTCGCCCGACCACCCTTATGTGCGCGAACACCCCGACTGGTTCTACATCCGCCCCGACGGCAGCATCCAGTACGCCGAGAACCCGCCCAAGAAGTACCAGGATGTCTACCCCTTCAACTTCGAGACGGATGATTGGCAGGCGCTCTGGCAGGAGCTGAAGAGCTACTTCGAGTTCTGGATCGCGCAGGGCGTGAAGATCTTCCGCGTGGACAACCCGCACACCAAGGCGTTCACGTTCTGGCAGTGGTGCATTGCCGAGCTGAAGCGCGAGCACCCCGACCTGATCTTCCTCTCCGAGGCCTTCACGCGGCCCAAGGTGATGTACCGCCTGGCCAAGCTGGGCTTCACCCAGTCGTACACCTACTTCACGTGGCGCACCACCAAGTGGGAGCTGCAGCAGTACCTGACCGAGCTGACCCAGAGCGAGGCGCGCGAGTTCTTCCGCCCTAACTTCTGGCCTAACACCCACGACATCCTCACGCCGCAGTTCTACGGTGCGCCGCGCTCGCTGTTCATCGCGCGCCTGGCGCTGGCCGCCACGCTCAGCGCCAGCTATGGCATCTACGGCCCGGCCTACGAGCTGCTGCTCTCCACCCCGGTGGCGGGCCGCGAGGAGTACATCGACAACGAGAAGTACGAGATCCGCGTGTGGGATCTCGATCAGCCCCATAGCCTGCGCCCGCTGATCGCGCAGCTGAACCGCATCCGCCGCGAGAACAGCGCGCTCCAGCGCAACGAGGGCATCCGCTTCCACCGCGTGGAGCTGGCCTACGCTGAGAACGATCAGCTGATCGCCTACACCAAGCAGTCCGCCGACGGCTCCAACCTGATCCTGGTGGTGGTGAACCTTGACCCGCACAGCGCCCAGGCGGGCTGGGTGCAGCTGCCGCTGGGCGAGCTGGGGCTGGCCAGCGATGGCCCGTTTTTTGCCCATGATCTGCTGCGCGATACCAGCTACACCTGGAGCGGCGAGTGGAACTATGTGGAGCTGACGACTGATCTGCCTGTGCATATCTTCCGGCTGCAGCGCGGCCCGCTGGTGCGCAATGTCGGCGACCACGTGTAG
- a CDS encoding MBL fold metallo-hydrolase encodes MPTQQTLQQITPHVYWFSPDSATDRPALGVVVGERATLLVDAGNSPAHVQALLAALDERGIPSPSYLVLTHWHWDHVFGAATLNLPTFAHLETRRIMRAMARLDWGDEALDQRVEAGREIAFCRDMIKAELPDRSALVIQPPEIGFEGEIELDLGGITCVFAHVGGDHAHDSTVVLVREEGVLFLGDCFYDDIYHGPKRLTTRQLFPLLDRLLRYQAECYIGGHDPEPIAAARFQADAAQLMGIGAAVDRIGDNPEMVRCTLPEHLGRPLMPDDLEIADAFLAGLRMPEVKPVL; translated from the coding sequence ATGCCAACGCAACAGACGCTCCAACAGATCACCCCCCACGTCTACTGGTTCTCGCCAGATTCGGCCACCGACCGCCCCGCGCTCGGCGTGGTGGTGGGCGAGCGCGCCACGCTGCTGGTGGATGCGGGCAACTCGCCCGCCCACGTGCAGGCGCTGCTGGCCGCCCTTGATGAGCGCGGCATTCCTAGCCCCAGCTACCTGGTGCTCACCCACTGGCACTGGGACCACGTGTTCGGCGCGGCCACGCTGAACCTGCCCACCTTCGCGCACCTAGAGACGCGGCGGATCATGCGGGCCATGGCCCGGCTCGACTGGGGCGACGAGGCGCTCGACCAGCGCGTGGAGGCGGGCCGCGAGATCGCGTTCTGCCGCGACATGATCAAGGCCGAGCTGCCCGACCGCAGCGCGCTGGTCATCCAGCCGCCCGAGATCGGCTTCGAGGGCGAGATCGAGCTGGATCTGGGCGGCATCACCTGCGTGTTCGCCCACGTGGGCGGCGACCACGCCCACGACTCGACCGTGGTGCTGGTGCGCGAGGAGGGCGTGCTGTTTTTAGGCGACTGCTTCTACGACGACATCTACCATGGCCCCAAGCGCCTGACCACCCGCCAGCTCTTCCCGCTGCTCGACCGGCTGCTGCGCTACCAGGCCGAGTGCTACATCGGCGGGCACGACCCCGAGCCGATCGCCGCCGCCCGATTCCAGGCCGATGCGGCCCAGCTGATGGGCATCGGTGCGGCGGTGGATCGGATAGGCGACAACCCCGAGATGGTGCGCTGTACCCTCCCCGAGCACCTGGGCCGCCCGCTGATGCCCGACGATCTGGAGATCGCCGACGCGTTTCTGGCGGGCCTGCGCATGCCCGAGGTGAAGCCGGTGCTCTAG
- a CDS encoding CHAT domain-containing protein, with translation MPSTYRDIDITFQPREGGRLRFQADSDQGQASGELPDLNADSEFQELLLGLRTDDTSEDDLITLGKKLYSALFQGEMLNLLMRVKGALSEDQGIRLKLRTAPGDAEVAVLPWEFLFDPQLDNPFVLLGISVVRYPQAPVRTPSLECKPPLRLLLTGAQPSDMPNAEVDRELDAVIAALKERKLLDASRIEVVEERHLTRATLQRRLREGFQIWHFAGHGGFSRDKRNGVLFFEDSTGSQDAVSARELGILMSGGGMRLIVLDACESGARASAPFRSISPSLIANGIPAVISMQFAVPEESTTAFAGEFYYALSEGLPIDACVTEGRKAVVGISGLRRPDWGIPTVYTRASDGVLFQLPKQAAADGAAGGINMQGANVQGNVNISSGNSTVSGNTINIGTPSDVQRERESLQQQLSFTRRRSSELQKQKAIFGFSADPSIIIQLEETEKEIAQLEQRLRQLSL, from the coding sequence ATGCCCAGCACCTATCGCGATATCGACATCACCTTCCAGCCGCGCGAGGGCGGCAGGCTGCGCTTCCAGGCCGACTCGGACCAGGGCCAGGCCAGCGGCGAGCTGCCCGACCTAAACGCCGACAGCGAGTTCCAAGAGCTGCTGCTCGGCCTGCGCACCGACGATACCTCCGAAGATGACCTGATCACGCTCGGGAAAAAGCTCTACAGCGCGCTGTTTCAGGGCGAGATGCTGAATCTGCTCATGCGCGTCAAGGGCGCGCTGTCCGAGGATCAGGGCATCCGTCTGAAGCTGCGCACCGCCCCCGGCGACGCCGAGGTGGCCGTGCTGCCCTGGGAGTTCCTGTTCGACCCGCAGCTCGATAACCCCTTCGTGCTGCTGGGCATCTCGGTGGTGCGCTACCCGCAGGCCCCAGTGCGCACCCCCAGCCTTGAGTGTAAGCCGCCGCTGCGCCTGCTGCTCACCGGCGCGCAGCCCAGCGACATGCCCAACGCCGAGGTCGATCGCGAGCTAGATGCGGTGATCGCGGCGCTGAAGGAGCGCAAGCTGCTGGATGCGAGCCGGATCGAGGTGGTGGAGGAGCGCCACCTGACGCGGGCCACGCTTCAGCGGCGGCTGCGCGAGGGCTTCCAGATCTGGCACTTTGCGGGCCATGGCGGCTTTAGCCGCGATAAGCGCAACGGGGTGCTGTTCTTCGAGGACTCGACCGGCAGCCAGGATGCGGTGAGCGCTCGCGAGCTGGGCATCCTGATGAGCGGCGGCGGCATGCGCCTGATCGTGCTGGACGCCTGCGAGAGCGGCGCGAGGGCCTCGGCTCCCTTCCGCAGCATCTCGCCCAGCCTGATCGCCAACGGCATACCGGCTGTCATTTCCATGCAGTTCGCAGTGCCCGAGGAGTCGACCACAGCCTTCGCAGGCGAGTTCTACTACGCGCTGAGCGAGGGCCTGCCGATCGACGCCTGCGTGACCGAGGGTCGTAAGGCGGTGGTGGGCATCTCCGGCCTGCGCCGCCCCGACTGGGGCATCCCCACGGTCTACACCCGCGCCAGCGATGGCGTGCTGTTCCAGCTGCCGAAGCAGGCCGCCGCAGATGGCGCGGCGGGCGGCATCAACATGCAGGGCGCGAACGTGCAGGGCAATGTGAACATCTCCAGCGGCAACAGTACCGTGAGCGGGAACACGATCAACATCGGCACGCCGAGCGATGTGCAGCGTGAGCGAGAATCGTTGCAGCAGCAGCTTTCATTCACGCGAAGGCGCAGCAGTGAGCTACAGAAGCAGAAGGCAATTTTTGGATTTAGCGCCGATCCGTCAATCATTATCCAGCTTGAAGAGACAGAGAAAGAGATTGCCCAGCTAGAGCAGCGGCTGCGCCAGCTGAGTCTGTAG